GCCACTTGAGGATAAGTTCCTAAAGATCAAACAACTCTTGTGAGAACAGGACAGAGAGAGCATTAAAATATACAAGCATTTGAAGAAGAGCTTACACAGAAATGATTCTCGGAGACTCATTAACGACATGACTGCAGTTAATATCCTTCCAAGGGTAGCTTACTGGAGCACAAGGGTCTCCAAGCCAGCTCTTCTTCACTCCATACTTGGACTTGATTATCATAATTGCATCAACTAGAATTCAAACAAAACATGGATAAGTTCAACCTCCTAAAAAATTCTGTTTGTGAAAATGTAACCATACATACCATCTTGTTGATCAGTAGGTGACTGAAGAAACTCGTTGACACGATACGTCTCAATGGCGTTAATGATAGGTGGGAGAGTAGATTTAGCAGTTCTTTGGAAAAGAAACTCGTGTCTAGGTCCGGTGACAGGATTCTCAGTGTAAAGTGTGTCTGTATACAAGAAGCGAGGACTAAAGTTATCATACAGTTTAGTTTTGTCATTATAGAACAGCGCAAATTCTCTGGTCTCGTTGCTTGGGATCTCTTGAACTTCAGAAAAATGCATGTACGCATAGAACTTCCACTCTGGGACAGGCGGTTCCCATATGAGAATGATGTCTATGCTTGCGTTCAAATGTGTGGTAGCAGAGTTCATGACGACACGAGCAGGCTGGAATCCGTTGTTAATATTCGAATCTATTGTGAGGTTTGTACTGAAAACTCTATGATTTGAGAACCTTAGAGGCATCCATATACGGTCATACACATCATCCTTGTACCTGAGAAAACATAATCTTTAACACAAGCAAGCAAACCAAGAGATGGTATATTATATGAAATGAATATAACAAGAGTGGTCATTATAACCTGATAGGAAGATCTCCGAGTGCGCCGAGATCCCATCTTCGATAAAGCATAAGAGAGTCATAAGGAGTTACATAAGTGTCGGTCTTCAAGAGCCTGAGTTCTAACACAGACAAGAATGgagttcctttttctttatcaacAAGACACACATGAACATGGTCTGACCGAAGAGTGTAGATGATCTCTTTGGTTACTATCATAGTTGCATTATCTATCGTAACAGAATCCCAGTGATTAACTCCAAGATAAAGATCGAACTCGGGTGCTTTCCCTAGATCATCGTAGTTACCGTACATGAAACGAGTCCTGATCATGTACTTGAAGCCTTTTCCACGCGGAGGCTGCACATCGTAACAGTTTCTTTTGCCTTCAGGAAAGCTCCTAACGTTTTGGAACTGCTTTTCAAGAGAAGTCGACTGAAACTTAGAATCTATGCTATGAATTGTCCCGGACTCGACAAATGCAGCATCTGAAACATACTTTATATCTGTTGTTTCATCATTATAACTTGAATCCTCAGGTATACCGCAATCTATACTGACAAAACCTGtaacataaacacacacacacacatagtgATTAAAAAGCCTTAAACACACACAGCCACAATATAATATACAATTGCAAAATCACTTTGTGTACCTGATTGGTCTTGAGCacgaacaacaagaagaacaaaaacagagaagaaggtTGCGAATGAAATCAGCGGAAGAAGGTTGTAATACGCCATTAGTGACAAAAGCTCTTGATCATCCGTTTCTCATAGAAAATTCAATACAAAGCCTCTTTTTGCAAAGCTAGCTTGTACTTCTTGCTCCACTATACTTTAATAGTAAAAAGATTATACTATAGCCATGTTGGCTGATGGTGAAGCACTATCTTTTGAAATCAAAgtaactataaaacaaatctcaaGTCAACAGGGCAAGTTGGGATATTCCAAGAGCTCCCTTGTGGTTCGTACACAAGGACGACTTCTAGTGGTCTTTTGTCATCTTCAAGTGGGCTAATTGTTTAATAACCAAAGAATGAGAGTACTCATGATTAGTTGACAATGAAAGTGTCAAACTAATAAGTTTTGTAGATAACAACACAAAGAAACTgcaaatgaaataaacaaagttAAAATCAGTCTCTCAACATGAATCAGTCGAAAACAATAGCAGTTCTGTAACAAAGACTTGCAAGACAAGCATCAAAAATTACAGTTACCCACATTTGTAATGGTCGCCACAAGATCTTCACGACGACTATCTTCGTCGTGTTCCtggagctgctgctgctgatcaTACACAATCTTGAAATCGACATTGTCGTACAAACCCCAATTATCGAAATAGCAGTTCATTGATTGAGAAGGAGACTCAGTTTCCAAACAATAATCTAATCAGAAATTTATATGTAACGGAATCGATTTTGCGAAGTTATTCACGAGCTCTATATTTGGGGTTTTCTACGAGTTGaaattggattaaaaaaaaaacaaattgatataaattaaatttaggtCCGTGACTGAGACATTTTAAAAGAGGAAGGGTTTATTtagaaataacacaaaattaCTAACCCAGTTTAATATGCTGCCACGAGCATGGTGACGTGACGAAACTTTATTAGACAACAGCTGAGCATGGTAACGTACTAACGTGACGTTAATATGGTGGTTGAACAGAGCTTTGATCATGTTCTTAGAACAAGAAGTATAGCCATTGATCTCTCTTAAAGTCATCTATACTATTACAAGGGAAGCACTTTTTCAAGGCAAAAATGAAACATTagaatatatgatataaaatgaccctgaataaataaaaaagcataCAAGAAGGACATTGAAGTAAATTTGGAATGTAAAAATCTCGGATCCTTCTCTGACACGGGTGTAAAAATCTCGGATCTTTTTCACTCAACAAAGTCTCGGCATTTGAATTTTAGTGGTACAACGAGTGGCCCAAACGTGTAATATCCAATAACTCATTACCAAGTTCCGTAATAAATACAGTGGTCCAATAATCGACTACTACATAAGAAATATCAACTActactataattaattactaagaTATTGTATACCATAAAAAAAACGAACACCAataataaaggaaaacaaatatatatttatgtcttCATACTCACGCAAACTAAGCTTTTACTAATTATGTAAAATCAAAGATTACCAAAATTTCGTATATCACTAATGTTGAAAAATTACTAAGATATTGTATACCATTAAAAAAcgaataacaataataaaggaaaaaatatatatatttatgtctttATACTCACGCAAATTAAGTCtttactaattactaattatGTAAGCCTTTACTAATTATGTAAAAACGCGTGGATCCTGTTGTTACCCGGATTGATTGTGTTCGGGTCATGTATTAATTGTTCGGAGTTGTTTTTCATACTCCTGTATCCAAACAGAAtcgaaacaaattaaaaaacagagtaagtATTTTCGTTTAAACAATTTAAGGAAACCATAATTCCGATATTTATGTACATATTTAATTTGGGCAATAAATTCGAAactgtatatatgtaaagatatttcatttgatgatatatttggaGATATATCTTGAAACAataatttctgattttgatgtTACCTaagacacaaaatcatctaaatttgtttatagaaataatttaaatctgTCTCTATTAAAATCGTgcaattaaattcaaaattgtatatatgtataaaaaattaatttgattatatttttgtgaGAAATCTGcgtaaacaatatttatgattttcctttttctaaaacttATATTCCAAAACTAAATGAGGAAATCTAAAATAACTACCAAAATCTTTTTGTTAGTatcctaaaatatattaatcttcatCTCTCTATATAAGACGTGTCGAAGTCTTTAGTTTCGTTCGttcaaaaattttttttccagcatccatattttgagttttaaattttttgacttttatttttcataatcttATAGTGTTTCAGATTTGAAACTCTACAAGaacatgtgaaacataaaagtcAAGACTGTATAACTTCTAAAATATGAATGTTGTGAAACAATTAAGTagttataattgattttctcttaCTATTCTTTTGAATAGTTAcagtttttttatgttaatacttatatatacattaattataatatatagtgtACTTTTGatgcatgattttttttttttaacaatctatgattatattgttacacATAGCCTATTGGTATTAAATCATTAGTGtgattcatttcttttttatattttctcaaatcaTAATGAATTTTGCAGTGAACTGGAAAAGAGgagaaacaaatatatctttcaGAGGTAACATGAAATTGCATGTCTCGATGATGTCCACAATGTTGAATATGACTTCCCCCTCCCCGATCAAGCTTTTTTCTTTGGCGAGTCATTCAACTAAATCTTCATATATCCAATtatagtttttgtaattttttatacttccaaatttaatttaacacaCTAATATATCCAACAATTCTATTGTCAATTAGTTTCGGTCTTAAagtgaaaattattatattagtgatcataaaatttggataactaAATTGACCTTTCAGACTTCAATGTTATAGAATTTCAGACCCCTCTTATACTTATTTTAttctttgagtttgtttttagttttttttgttggtgtatttttaaaatattgacaTTATTATCATAACtatctttcaaatatatttttaaaataattgggAAGATTGCaatctttcaaatatatatttctcacattgtatttaattagtttatgcCACACTTAAAACTCAGataaaatttgtgattctaAATATCTCACAAATAAACTCAAAGCATAAATGTGTTGGTCCAAAAGAATATTacaacttataaaataaaactttatttttaatatgttgtttttcttctgcttatCTAGCATAACCATGCTGCATGTACCAAATAAGAGATAAATAATGTTAACTGACACGACATGTATATGTGATTCTATTAACTGAatgtttcaaataaattttttttctcatcaaatACATTATgttgttttgaatcaaactaTTACGCGATTGTATGCTATATTTTGGAAATATGATTTTtgaggaaatgagaaaagaataatGAGACTGAAACGAGATGGAAGGAGACAAACAGGACGcgaatataattaaaaaaaaaaaaatctaggatcatgttagaattaaaataaattaatacttccaatatattatgtaacatattttcaatttatctaacataaaaatgttcaaaagaaaaagaaaaaacattaaactatgtcctataatatttaagaaaaaactaaaacaaagaaatgtaatCCAATATAAATGGAccatatatcaaataataagaataaataggtcaactattttctaatattttttatcatatgatatgatatataaatatattatgaattatatttgtgtttgtcccAAACAGAAGttcaagaatttatgttttatttctgTCCCATTTCTATTTCAAGAATATAAAACTACCCCATATCGAATATGTACCATACTGCAACGGACAACTACGAACGGGTagataaaaggaaaaatgattgccagctacttgaagtatgcgccaacacatagccacacatacaaataatataaatatcttGTTAACTACGTGAACTAGTGTCATCACATAAAGACattcataaacaaacataggttatgtgtgcaacaccataaacatttgAGGTCTGCCggaatccggcgttgaccagagTTGACCGACgttgaccagtattgaccggcattgaccagaaaaatattcactgaaaacaacaaaacatgaaTTACGCtcattcctaaatattttcatttgtcTCTAACAAGTTTTAAGCAGGTTTTATAaccatttaaattattatatttaaaaattgatacttatatttaattctcaaaATCGCACTAATTTAAGTAAGGGTTAATTTCTGGACGATTTAGATTGTGAAATTCATAACATActttcaaatatcaaataacaAGTACatgaacataaaattaaaatatctaaatttagtttcaattttcctatttgttttcaaatatgTAGACGTGAAAGAATGGGTACGGGAAAGAACATGTaatccagaaaataaaaatattagctAAATTATTCCTGATAAAATACATGACGGAAATTATGGATAATGCGAATTCAAGCAAGGTATATGCCGTTCAGACATAATATTTACTCATGTGGAATACGTGGAACATATTTTCTGCTGGTCATAGTGCTTTTATCCATTGCGGAGTAGGTACAACGGACGGGTTTGACCCCTTTGACAACTATATAATGGTCATTCCGTTCACGAAGTTTAACTAttttttagtgattttattcAGTTTGATAGTTTATGAGTTTAATAGAAATATAGATGATCACTAATCCGGATCACACTTGATCCGGGTCCGTTATCGTGTCGATCCAATATTTATGGTGAAACGATTATCATTTTTGATATTAACAAACTTGATGAAAGCAAACCAATAAAAGATTATGTTATAAATGctataccaaataaatatttttataattaaaatcgtAGTTATTACATATATCTTAtttgttggactaaaatatacaatcttaaaTGGGAAAACTATTATTAAAACCATAGTTATGAGATggaaaacatgacatatatgaGACATGATGGATTTTCTGTCCTAAATTAGACATATCATCTttcatttactattttttaatataatcgtctttactaataacaaaaacaaacttgatcattctttttgtctaaaccaaattaaaaacaaatcaaatactaTATTGGTACGATTtcggattatgaatgttaataacatttctaaaaaatacGTTTACAAACATAACTTGCATGTACGTAATAAACTATAAATGTGTtagtaaacttagtttttaaaatcaatctccGCACGTGCGTGCGGGTCTGAATCTAGTAAGCTAATAAACTGAAAACAATATATGATTACTAATTTAATACCGCACACTGTTGAGTTCTAGGTTACTCTCCAATATATTAAGTAATTTTACAcccataaacatatataactagattaggacccgcccgatgtgcgggtttagatttttaaaaataaaataaaatttaaaagaatataaagtaaatattttagtaatctatctattaaagtaaatagatacaccgaggtATTTAATGTAACATTTGGTGTAAAAGTTGCGactctgcggttgagactattaatcacgttttcTTTGAATGTCCTCGCTCATGTGAAATTTGGAATTTATCTCCGACTCTGGTCTTGTCAGAGGGTTTTACATATAAGTCGGTGtaatcgaatttggattttttttttctggaaggGTACCTCTCAaaagggtgatcctgatcaagttcttcaattaccatgaactttatgggcaatctggaaagtcataaacaaaaaagtttttcaaggtttagagattgaggcaaatgatataattgctaaGGCTTTGGGCaataagttagcctgggaagaggcACTCTCTTTTACGatggtcatgtcagctccatctccatcttcgCATGTCCATGTTTTTCACCTcgtgtctaagacggagcctCTCCCCTTGCATTTGGAGTTAGAAGAgttgttgtgggccatggaACGGATACTTGCTGTAGGAATCACTTGTCAAcattttgagactgattgtgctgagttattCACTATGGTGCAGTCCAAGATTGCATGTCTTTCTCCAACATgttcgatgagtttaactcgctagAGTACTTCCTACTATTCttcatctcttggatcccgcgtgcAGCAAATACGAAGGTGGAGTATCTTGCATGTGTttcgcgttctcttatctctgaagtttctttaaTAAATCCCTTCCGTCCGGCTTGGGCAACTAACTGAGGAATTtcctttaatttattgtttggttgaaaaaaaaagtaaatagatacactcttagttaaagaaaatagttgtagatgagttcaaagttattaaaataaaatgaaatttaacaaagaatatatatttaattcttttcgtaagtaaaaacaatgtataagagtaaagagataaacttttagttatagaaaaatagttgttttttttttgctataatacactaatgtatatccatttacaaatatactatctacattaccactaaaaatgtatttgtacacacaaaaatattttacttgtaaaatataCGCTTTAGTCTCTACTACAaccaacaaattttatttatgaacacattaaataacctattatatatctcttgaGTTTAATAtctttatagttacaaaaacacatatgttaatcttacatactcataCAATaacagtctttttgaataaattatttgattggtgaaaaaaataagacgattataatttcgaatttctatttattaggttttcttttctctattttacttttatataaaatctttttatggtaaatattgaatttttacatttttattttttaaatttttaataaatttagaattaacaCGTGTCAACGTCTAAATGATGCAATTGACAaatgtcacgatcttgttaattagtaattttgacatcaaactttatataataacacTAGATTGGTTAGGACCCGCTCGATGCGCGGGTTTTAAAATgtctattaaaataaaactttaaaaaaaatatattaagattttttaaaatgaaatatattttccagaaataattatataaatatttttagttagagataagtttttaatacactaatttatatttttatatttaaaattattattataattattacaataatctaaagctacattataaaccatcaaaaaaatttcaaacattaatcattatgaatattattatggGAGATGAAACCCATGACCAAGCAGAGTAGTAGCTAGTCAACCAATGACCAATactgtcaaatttcaaaaacgttccGTAAATTATTCGTGTTTTACATGGAGTTAATCCGTCAAACGTCATCTTATTAAAATCCACGTTCAATTTTACTATATGTTTTACCACTAAAAATGTGTTCTtacatccaaaaatattttattgttaaagtttgatctttatcaccacctataaaatgactttgtgaacaaattaaaccaatttttgttcatttgatTTCAATTTGAAGTAGTTCATTTTCAccactaaaatttgtttgtgacaGTTTGTATAACTATTAAAATATTTCCTTAAAATTGTTTACTCAAACAATATTgtggataaaaagaaaaaaatatctacacGATTGCAATGaatttatgaccaacccaataaaatttaagaaattgaaagatagtcaatttgacataataaaaataagattgaaATTATCAGCACGATGATATATGAGTCTTTGataatataaagatataaaactataaactaaaaaacaattttaaaatactacaacatgaaaaaaattaagaaaaaaaaataaatattgatctTACATATccttaactaaagaaaaaaaaattaaaaaatataaaaagatattttataatcatcacgaatatccaataataaatcaaatttaactaaatagtataactaaaatctaaaaatactacaacacaactaaattaaaatatttaaaaataaagaatgaaCAAATATTAATAGTTAGTAGATTTCCTATTTACAATAaagaacttttactttttaattttttgttcttttcaatgttttagtaaatttagaattgacacaTGTGTTAGTAGATTTCCTCggttaattttttgttcttttttattatttatttaatagaagtttcttttacttttgctttttaattttttattctttttaatgttttagtaaatatttttttcaccaatcaaataatttattcaaaaagactactattgtaatatataagataaaagtaTGTAATATGGGAGACCACCTAGTAAACTtttggggcattctcaaaaatgcccctttttccatatctctttttaaaaataccccttcatattgaccatttttaaaactacccctctttatatacaaaatgaccaaattaccctttttgagtgacagcaagaatgtacagtcatcaaaatcgaaaatattttcccgccaaaaaaatttcccgccaaaattttttttcccgccaaaatcgaaaatttttcccgaaaaaattattttttcccgccaaaaaagggtttagaaggtgtttaaaaaccttttaaaaatccttttaaaaaccatttgaaaaccttttaaaaaccttttaaaaaccttttaaaaccttttaaaaaccttttaaaaatcttgtaaaagcgtttacaagttgtttaaaaaaccttttaaaactctttaaaaaatcttgtaaaagcctttacaaggtgtttataaggcttttataaggtagaaaccttataaaaccttttaaaaaccttgtaaattttttttggcgggaaaatttttggcgggaaaattttttttttcgaaattttttatcaaaagttttttgacaaaaaaatttttggcgggaaaatttttttgaaaaatttttggcgggaaaatatgtcgggaattttttggcgggaaaattttgtttttctttttattgaataaaataattttcatctaagggtaaaatggtcattaaaaattaaaagagtgcataaataaaaatggccaaaaaagagggtatttttgaaaagggatatatcaaaaggggcatttttaacaaattctctaaactttttttgtttctagaaaGCGTGGCCAATATCACGTAGAAtagtaaaatcaaataattgacatattttgtttctcGAAACGTGGCCAATATCACGTAGAATAATATTAGTCTAAATAATTCAActacaacaaataaaaacatacctaaatCACGTAGAATagtaaaatagtataaattaaataattgacatatttattgacatattaatttttgacacgtgtcaacatcttatcaatatatttgacacgtgtcacgatctcgttaattagtaattttgtcatcgaactttatatataataagatagagAGTTTTGCATAAATagttaagaaaagaaagaaactgattTGCATTGCATTACATGAAACAAACTTGAAACGAAAACGACAAAACATGAAATAAACAAGttttctgaaaaagaaaaagataaataaaggTAGATATAAGCATATGCATAATCAGAAGTTTGGGAAAATAGGAGGATCTTTAGGCACCAATTTAACGTCGAAGCAGCCAAGACCTTCTCAAACTTGGATTGCCCAACAGCAAGAAGATCTGTCTGTTCTCTTCCGTCAGAAACAAATTTAACGCCGACATGTACAGATCACCGCCTTTCTCAACCTCTTCCATTGCATCCAAACACTCCATGCACTCTTCCATGGTATACTCCTTCTTCTTGGCCGATGCAGTCACCGGACTCTCCTCCTCCATCGGCTCGGTATTAAAACTCTGACTTCCCGGATTCACAGATTCAACATCCTCATCCTCTGAGTCTGACCTATACAACCGTTCAGTAGGCTCATCATTGTCAGCATTGTCATCATCACCCTCAGCTCTATCTTCACTTCCTGTGATGACTGGCTCGTTTGTGTAGACGACTACTGTTGATGATGGAACTGGCTCTTGATGTATCTGTGATGATTCTGACTGATGATCGATCACTCTCCGATGTGATTTTACTTTCCTCGGTTCAACATCTCCTTTGAAGATGGTTGCCAGTTTATCAGCGTGAGAAATATTCTTCCGTTTGAACGCTCTAGCTATATCATTTTTAGTTCCCTATAAGtcgacaagaaaagaaaaaaaaataaccaatataaTTGATATTCCCAAGCTGCATGCAAATTTAGTTaccaattgatatatatatatatataaagaaataaaaatctaaagTAACGTTTTATTTTACCTTCAAGTAGGTATCCCAGTCCTCGGCCGTTGCACCAAACGTACGTGTATTGGCATCCCACTTCATGATGGGAGAGTCAATAATTTCACACCATTGCTTCCAAGTTCTTCTGGTAACGTCCCAATGCCTCTTGACCTGGACAACTGTGTAGCCTACTCCTTTAGCGCTCCGATTCATCGTCTCAACCATCATGTTCCAAGTTTCCTTTGGATAAACTCCGGCATATTTTACTGGTCTTCTTCCTTTTAAACACTCTTGGTAACACAAGTTGACAAAAATCGCATGTGCGGATGATGTCCACTTAGTGCGACGATGACGAGGACGATTCAAGATATTAGAAGCGGTTAGGATAGCTTCTACTCCGGCGGCATCATTTACTTTATCAAGATGCTCGCATCCTTGGCTCCTGTTGCTGTTACCTTCACCATCTAAGTTAGTACCTTCAAAGATAACATCTAGTTTCTTGAGGAACAATGGGGGATTACACCGATACTGNNNNNNNNNNNNNNNNNNNNNNNNNNNNNNNNNNNNNNNNNNNNNNNNNNNNNNNNNNNNNNNNNNNNNNNNNNNNNNNNNNNNNNNNNNNNNNNNNNNNNNNNNNNNNNNNNNNNNNNNNNNNNNNNNNNNNNNNNNNNNNN
The Camelina sativa cultivar DH55 chromosome 15, Cs, whole genome shotgun sequence DNA segment above includes these coding regions:
- the LOC104748923 gene encoding L10-interacting MYB domain-containing protein-like → MTSGAAWEPVYHRVFVDLCVVQKISGNQPRMQQILKVFQETTGTRFTVDELINHWDTMVKQWKIWCRLVQSRDMKWDPLTNTFGASDQEWDNYLQVQTKXXQYRCNPPLFLKKLDVIFEGTNLDGEGNSNRSQGCEHLDKVNDAAGVEAILTASNILNRPRHRRTKWTSSAHAIFVNLCYQECLKGRRPVKYAGVYPKETWNMMVETMNRSAKGVGYTVVQVKRHWDVTRRTWKQWCEIIDSPIMKWDANTRTFGATAEDWDTYLKGTKNDIARAFKRKNISHADKLATIFKGDVEPRKVKSHRRVIDHQSESSQIHQEPVPSSTVVVYTNEPVITGSEDRAEGDDDNADNDEPTERLYRSDSEDEDVESVNPGSQSFNTEPMEEESPVTASAKKKEYTMEECMECLDAMEEVEKGGDLYMSALNLFLTEENRQIFLLLGNPSLRRSWLLRR